Part of the Caulifigura coniformis genome, GAAGGGCCCCAAGGGCGAGCTCTCGTTGAACGTTCACCCGGCGATGTCCGTGGAGTTCGACAGCGCGGCCCGTGAGATCAAGGTTGCCCGCCCGGACGATCAGCGTCAGAACCGCGCGTTGCACGGATTGACCCGCGCCCTGCTGGCCAACATGGTCGAAGGCGTTGCCAAGCCGTTCGAGAAGAAGCTCGAGATCCAGGGGGTCGGCTACCAGGCAACGCTCGCCGGCAAGAACCTCTCGTTGCAGGTCGGCTTCGCCAACACGATCAAGCTGCCGGTCCCTGCGGGAATCACCTGCACCGTGCCGCAGCCGACGCAGATCATCGTCACGGGGATCGACAAGGGCGTGGTGGGACAGTTTGCGGCCAACATCCGCCGCGTTCGTCCGCCCGAACCGTACAAGGGCAAGGGAATCCGGTACGCTGGCGAACAGGTTCGCCGCAAGGCCGGTAAGGCCCTCGCCGGTAAGTAAGGTGTAGCCGGCTCGCCTGCGAGTCGTGTTCACGAGATCAGATTTGTCGTTTGTCAGTGGTCAATCGTGATTTGACCACAAATGGCGCCCGCGGGTTGATCCGGTCGGTCTCAATGACAAACGGCCATGGAATCATGACCAATGATGAATCCTATTCCGGATTCGTTCCGGTCGAGGTAACTCAACGATGAAGCTTGCCACCAGAATTTCCAAGCAGCGTATCCGCCGCGGCTACCGCGTCCGGAACGCCGTGCGTGCGACGGGCCGCCTGCGGTTGACGGTTCACCGCAGCAACCTGCACATGTACGCGCAGATCATCGACGACTCGACCGGCAAGACGCTTGTCTCCGCAGGCAGCACCGAGAAGGAGCTGGGCGGAGCTGGGACCTACCAGGGCAATAAGGAAGCTGCTGCCCGGGTCGGAGCGGCGCTCGGTCAGCGGGCGAAGGCGGCGGGGATCGAGAAGGTCGCTTTCGATCGCGGCCGTTATAAGTATCATGGTCGCGTCGCGGCTCTGGCGGACGCCGCCCGCGAAGCCGGTTTGGATTTCTAAACCCAGGTCGCCGGGGTTCCTGCGACACCTTTGAATCAACAGAAGCTCTGCCGGAGATTTCCTTCCGGCGACTGACGAGGACGGATACGTGGCACAAAATCGTGGTGGTGGACCGGGTCAAGGTTCGCGCGGCGGCGAAGGCGGCAGCGGCGGTGAGCGCCGTGGTCGTGGTCGTGGCGGCGAAGGCGGTCGCGGCGGTGAAGGCGGCGGCGGAAATTCGCCGGAACGCGTCCTGCAGATTCGTCGATGCGCCTGCGTCGTGAAGGGCGGTCGCCGGTTCAGCTTTGCCGCACTCGTCGTGACGGGTGACAGCAAGGGCAACGTCGGCTTCGGCTACGGCAAGGGCGGGGAAGTCCCGGTGGCCGTCGAGAAGGCCACAAAGGTGGCTAACCGCCGCCAGAAGCCCGTGCATCTCCAGACGTCTGCACAGGGCACGACGATTCCGCACCGCGTCGAAGGCCGGTTCGGAGCCTCCAAGGTCCTTCTGATTCCGGCTTCGCCGGGTACTGGCGTGATCGCCGGCGCCGTGGTGAAGGCGGTCGTCGAATCGGCTGGCGTGTCGGACATTCTGACGAAGAGCCGCGGATCGAATAACCCGGTCAACATGGTCAAGGCGACGATGAACGCCCTGGCAAAGCTGCGGACGCGCGATGACATCGCCCGCCTGCGGGGAGTGGAAGTCTAATGATTATCGATGACGTCCATCGTGGCATTCAGAAGCACAAGGCGCCCAAGCGCGTCGGTCGCGGCTGTGGCTCGGGCCATGGCAAGACCTCGGGCCGCGGTCACAAAGGTCAGGGAAGCCGTCGCGGTTCGAAGTCGAAGCCGGGCGGATTCGCCGGCGGCCAGATGCCGCTGTTCCGGACCGTCGCCAAGCGCGGCTTCAACAACCGTGCGTTTTCGGACGCCGTGTTCGCGATCAACATCGCGCTGCTCGAAGAGCGTTTCAACGCGGGTGACGAAGTCAGCCCCGAGACGCTGAAGAGCCGCGGGATCGTGAAGGCCAACTACGACCAGCTCAAGATCCTCGGCAACGGCGAACTCACCAAGAAGCTCACCGTGAAGGCCCATCAGTTCTCGGCTTCGGCCGCGGAGAAGATCAAGGCCGCCGGCGGAACTGTCGAAGCCGTCTGATCGCTTCGGCATCACGCCAACGACAAGCTCAAAACGCACTACTCACCGTAGTGCGTTTTTTTCGTTGGATGACTCCGGCCGTGTCATCCGTGGCCGGGCCATCCGTTCGCTGCGAGGGCAGTCGGAATGCCTCGAGCCGAATCGCGCGCAACCCTGCACGTGATGGTGGGGGGACCATGAACACGATGAGTTTGAGCCCGATTTCGACAATGCGGCCGGCGGCC contains:
- the rplF gene encoding 50S ribosomal protein L6; this translates as MSRIGKKPVPVAAGIDVTVADQLVKVKGPKGELSLNVHPAMSVEFDSAAREIKVARPDDQRQNRALHGLTRALLANMVEGVAKPFEKKLEIQGVGYQATLAGKNLSLQVGFANTIKLPVPAGITCTVPQPTQIIVTGIDKGVVGQFAANIRRVRPPEPYKGKGIRYAGEQVRRKAGKALAGK
- the rplR gene encoding 50S ribosomal protein L18, with the protein product MKLATRISKQRIRRGYRVRNAVRATGRLRLTVHRSNLHMYAQIIDDSTGKTLVSAGSTEKELGGAGTYQGNKEAAARVGAALGQRAKAAGIEKVAFDRGRYKYHGRVAALADAAREAGLDF
- the rpsE gene encoding 30S ribosomal protein S5, with the translated sequence MQIRRCACVVKGGRRFSFAALVVTGDSKGNVGFGYGKGGEVPVAVEKATKVANRRQKPVHLQTSAQGTTIPHRVEGRFGASKVLLIPASPGTGVIAGAVVKAVVESAGVSDILTKSRGSNNPVNMVKATMNALAKLRTRDDIARLRGVEV
- the rplO gene encoding 50S ribosomal protein L15 — its product is MIIDDVHRGIQKHKAPKRVGRGCGSGHGKTSGRGHKGQGSRRGSKSKPGGFAGGQMPLFRTVAKRGFNNRAFSDAVFAINIALLEERFNAGDEVSPETLKSRGIVKANYDQLKILGNGELTKKLTVKAHQFSASAAEKIKAAGGTVEAV